Proteins encoded within one genomic window of Saccharopolyspora pogona:
- a CDS encoding flavin reductase family protein — translation MTDPISIRKRTSRTAVEPIAFREILGNYASGVTVISSHDGHEPIGFTCQSFYSVSLEPPLVSFSVMRTSRSYPRIRETGRFAINVLSQDQRAVSDQFARSGPDKWSGVSWQFSCQETPILDGALTWLDCELDAEHEAGDHFVVIGRVCDMGAAACHENLSPLLFFQGQYRDLVG, via the coding sequence ATGACTGATCCGATCAGCATCAGGAAAAGGACGAGTCGCACAGCCGTCGAACCCATCGCCTTCCGCGAGATCCTGGGCAACTATGCGTCCGGTGTGACTGTGATTTCGTCGCATGACGGCCACGAGCCGATCGGCTTCACATGTCAGTCGTTCTACAGCGTGTCCCTAGAGCCGCCCCTCGTCTCCTTCAGTGTGATGAGGACGTCTCGAAGCTATCCACGCATCCGAGAAACCGGCCGCTTTGCTATCAATGTCCTGTCACAAGACCAACGCGCCGTGTCGGACCAGTTCGCTCGATCGGGCCCGGACAAGTGGAGTGGGGTCAGTTGGCAATTCAGTTGTCAGGAGACGCCGATCCTTGACGGAGCGCTCACCTGGCTCGACTGCGAACTCGATGCCGAACACGAAGCAGGAGACCATTTCGTGGTGATCGGACGCGTTTGCGACATGGGTGCAGCAGCGTGCCACGAGAACTTGTCCCCACTGTTGTTCTTCCAAGGACAGTATCGGGACCTGGTGGGATGA
- a CDS encoding carboxylesterase family protein, which produces MARNLYDRLVSDISCRSCGRHDGSSGMSNVTTYRGLRYAEASRFEPSRAVGLGGLDRGRARGPVPPQNPSRLEMVLGPQAPLDQSEDCLVLSVSTPDLNGSRPVLMWFHGGANLTGGGELPWYDGTLFAEEQDVVVVVVTARLGLFGFLRLEGADGPSLATGDQLNAIQWVEQNVGRFGGDPGNVTIAGQSAGATAVEAMLRWGVPSGVRGAILQSGYRLCEPATAADASLRTEQFLDFAGRDPIDLSTAELLDLQWRFAEVSPAIWTPVKPDVESPINTAVVAGWTRDDGLPFAMLAEGASDPAVRAQKADASRAFTEEWFTQGSRRIVADARGAGCGGWLYEFIHEEPTSGWGAPHCAELPYLFGDEEAWRYAPMLRGANWDELRVRGREMRREWASFMRHQDPGDRWTSMVATTSSAVNRCYFEQSGISVSAS; this is translated from the coding sequence ATGGCGCGCAATCTTTACGACCGTCTTGTCAGCGACATATCATGTCGGTCATGCGGTCGGCATGATGGGAGTTCTGGAATGTCCAACGTCACGACATACCGTGGCCTTCGGTACGCAGAGGCGAGCAGGTTCGAGCCTTCGCGTGCGGTCGGCTTGGGAGGCCTCGACCGGGGCCGTGCACGCGGACCGGTGCCACCGCAGAATCCGTCGCGGCTTGAGATGGTCCTGGGTCCGCAGGCGCCACTCGACCAATCTGAGGACTGTCTCGTTCTCAGTGTGTCGACGCCCGACCTCAACGGGAGTCGCCCCGTCCTGATGTGGTTCCACGGCGGCGCGAACCTCACCGGCGGCGGCGAGCTGCCGTGGTATGACGGGACTCTCTTCGCCGAGGAGCAGGATGTGGTGGTCGTGGTCGTGACGGCCCGACTGGGCCTCTTCGGCTTCCTGCGACTCGAAGGTGCCGACGGTCCGTCGTTGGCGACCGGGGATCAATTGAACGCGATCCAGTGGGTCGAACAGAATGTCGGCCGCTTCGGTGGCGATCCGGGCAACGTCACCATCGCCGGTCAGTCCGCTGGGGCGACAGCAGTGGAAGCGATGTTGCGGTGGGGGGTGCCCAGCGGCGTGCGCGGAGCCATCCTTCAGAGCGGCTACCGGCTGTGCGAACCTGCTACAGCCGCCGATGCCTCCTTGAGGACCGAACAGTTCCTTGATTTTGCCGGCCGCGATCCGATCGACCTGTCGACGGCCGAACTACTTGATCTGCAGTGGCGGTTCGCCGAGGTTTCGCCGGCCATCTGGACACCGGTGAAGCCGGACGTCGAGTCTCCGATCAACACGGCGGTCGTCGCTGGTTGGACGCGCGACGATGGGTTGCCGTTCGCCATGCTTGCTGAGGGTGCCAGCGATCCTGCTGTCAGGGCGCAGAAGGCCGATGCCTCGCGCGCGTTCACTGAAGAGTGGTTCACGCAGGGTTCTCGGCGCATCGTGGCTGATGCGCGTGGGGCTGGATGCGGCGGCTGGCTCTACGAATTCATCCACGAGGAACCCACGTCGGGTTGGGGTGCTCCGCACTGCGCGGAACTGCCGTATCTCTTCGGCGACGAGGAAGCGTGGCGGTATGCACCAATGCTCCGGGGGGCGAACTGGGACGAGCTGCGAGTCCGGGGCCGCGAGATGCGGCGGGAGTGGGCTAGCTTCATGCGCCATCAGGATCCGGGGGACCGATGGACGTCGATGGTGGCGACCACGTCGAGTGCGGTGAACCGCTGCTACTTCGAGCAGTCGGGGATATCGGTCTCGGCGTCATAG
- a CDS encoding NADPH-dependent FMN reductase, with product MTFRVSIVIGNPKPRSRTRTVAEHLVRHLFADGDYETHVVDLVDYGADLLTWPNEKVYVVNAKVANSDVAVFASPTYKATYTGLLKAFLDRYPADGLAGVTAIPVMTGAGLAHALGPTVNLAPLLAELGALIPGRGMYFDIQRMDRIDELVAAEAKRFSANLSRLGHVARHVAAP from the coding sequence ATGACATTTCGCGTCTCCATCGTGATCGGAAATCCCAAGCCCCGTTCGCGAACGAGGACCGTCGCCGAACACCTGGTCAGACATCTGTTCGCCGATGGCGACTATGAGACTCATGTCGTTGATCTCGTCGACTACGGCGCTGACCTGCTCACGTGGCCGAACGAGAAGGTGTACGTGGTGAATGCGAAGGTAGCGAACTCCGACGTCGCAGTCTTCGCGTCTCCCACCTACAAGGCGACCTATACAGGGCTTCTCAAAGCCTTTCTCGATCGGTATCCGGCCGATGGCTTAGCTGGGGTGACCGCGATTCCTGTCATGACGGGAGCCGGCCTGGCACATGCCCTCGGACCCACGGTGAACCTCGCTCCTCTCCTCGCAGAGCTGGGCGCGCTGATACCGGGGCGCGGGATGTACTTCGACATTCAGCGGATGGATCGGATCGACGAACTCGTCGCCGCTGAGGCGAAGCGGTTCAGTGCCAATCTCTCCCGGTTGGGTCACGTGGCACGGCACGTCGCGGCACCATGA
- a CDS encoding heterodisulfide reductase-related iron-sulfur binding cluster, which produces MITCINDAMFPNTGAAVVRLLRRLGVEVDFPDAQTCCGQPIWPRYLPRPRPPRAERPRSRPARPMSGRRAADERDVHRHAVVPRSRPDGTGRRPVAPQPRARHAHHPR; this is translated from the coding sequence ATGATCACCTGCATCAACGACGCGATGTTCCCCAACACCGGGGCCGCCGTCGTACGGCTGCTGCGGCGGCTCGGCGTCGAGGTGGACTTTCCGGACGCACAGACCTGCTGCGGGCAGCCGATCTGGCCGAGGTACTTGCCGCGACCGAGACCCCCTCGAGCGGAGCGACCGAGATCCCGCCCGGCACGACCCATGAGCGGAAGGCGGGCCGCGGATGAGCGCGACGTTCATCGGCATGCCGTCGTTCCCCGAAGCCGCCCGGACGGCACTGGCCGACGCCCAGTTGCGCCACAACCTCGCGCACGCCACGCGCACCATCCGCGGTAA
- a CDS encoding ATP-binding protein, producing the protein MSTVFHVRGGQLPTETTSFVGRRQMSAEVKKRLSTSRLVTLTGPPGVGKTRLALHVAREVRRAFPDGVWLVELAQLQDSAMLVSAVTAALELPDQSAGEPLTALVEFLADKRLLIVLDNCEHVLGAAVAVVSALLGAPGVRVLATSREWLRVTGEQAFPVPPLAVPGVDSSDDGRAQDHGVAEYEAVTLLEERAVAVLPGFRVDQDNEEAVARLCRQLDGLPLAIELAAVRLRMLSPEQISQRIEDRFQLLTTKHRGAPARHQTLRAAAEWSFDLCSPAEQVLWARLSVFAGEFDLEAAEQVCDGAGLAEEDILDAVSGLVEKSVVSPVQRGTTMWYRMLETIRQYGREQLAARGEETLLRRRHRDYYLAVVKQADAEWSGPQQWKWWQWFQSQNPNLWAALDFCCTEPGQARTGLLLTGALWFHWIGSAFVRDGRYWLDRLLALSREPSQERARALWVRGWIAMIQGDLPNAERASQEAIEVADHVGDRAAKAHATHWLGWHAWFCDDTARASELAEQALAEFRATGQLSTFSPALLSFNLLASVHFARGDFERAGEACAEGRSICERAGEEWQSASMRWYLGHARRLAGDIQAAEEEARAALRIKRKFNDTLGVALGIEQLGLVAMDRGDAKRAARLFGAVEPLWKLLGSSPLLNASFWLRWHRDGERQARNALGDQAYEKAYRQGTQLGNEQAVSYALSEQAPATPTLAKVPAAGSALPVLTRREQEVANLVTQGLSNKDIAEALVISQRTAETHVEHILSKLGATSRVQIATWVRDRL; encoded by the coding sequence ATGAGTACTGTGTTCCATGTCCGCGGCGGGCAGCTTCCCACCGAAACGACGAGCTTTGTGGGTCGGCGGCAGATGTCGGCTGAGGTGAAGAAGCGGCTGTCGACGTCACGGCTGGTGACGTTGACCGGCCCGCCTGGGGTGGGCAAGACCCGGCTGGCCCTGCACGTGGCCCGGGAGGTGCGGCGAGCTTTCCCGGATGGCGTGTGGCTGGTGGAGCTGGCCCAGCTGCAGGATTCCGCGATGCTGGTGAGCGCGGTGACGGCGGCGCTGGAGTTGCCGGATCAGTCGGCGGGGGAGCCGCTGACCGCCTTGGTGGAGTTCCTGGCGGACAAGCGGTTGTTGATCGTGCTGGACAACTGTGAGCACGTGCTGGGGGCTGCCGTGGCTGTCGTGAGTGCCCTGTTGGGGGCGCCGGGGGTGCGGGTGCTGGCCACGAGTCGTGAATGGTTGCGTGTCACGGGGGAGCAGGCTTTTCCGGTGCCGCCGTTGGCGGTGCCCGGAGTGGATTCGTCAGACGATGGTCGGGCACAGGACCACGGCGTCGCTGAGTATGAGGCGGTGACGCTACTGGAGGAGCGGGCGGTGGCGGTGCTGCCGGGGTTCCGGGTGGACCAGGACAACGAGGAGGCGGTGGCGCGGTTGTGCCGACAGTTGGACGGGCTGCCGTTGGCGATCGAACTAGCCGCAGTGCGACTGCGGATGCTGTCGCCGGAGCAGATCTCACAGCGGATCGAGGACCGGTTCCAATTGCTCACCACCAAACATCGGGGTGCGCCCGCCCGGCACCAGACGTTGCGGGCAGCGGCGGAATGGAGTTTCGACCTGTGCTCGCCGGCCGAGCAGGTGTTGTGGGCTCGGCTGTCGGTGTTCGCGGGTGAGTTCGATCTCGAGGCGGCCGAGCAGGTGTGTGACGGTGCCGGCCTGGCCGAGGAGGACATTCTCGACGCCGTGTCCGGGCTGGTGGAAAAGTCAGTGGTGTCCCCGGTGCAGCGCGGTACCACGATGTGGTACCGGATGCTGGAGACCATCCGCCAGTACGGGCGAGAGCAGCTGGCCGCCCGTGGCGAGGAGACGCTGCTGCGGCGTCGGCACCGGGACTACTACCTAGCGGTGGTCAAGCAGGCCGACGCGGAATGGTCCGGGCCGCAGCAGTGGAAATGGTGGCAGTGGTTCCAGAGCCAGAACCCGAACCTGTGGGCGGCGCTGGACTTCTGCTGCACCGAGCCCGGTCAGGCAAGGACAGGACTGCTGCTCACCGGTGCATTGTGGTTCCACTGGATCGGCAGCGCTTTCGTTCGGGACGGCCGGTACTGGCTGGACCGACTGCTGGCGCTGTCGCGGGAACCGAGCCAGGAACGAGCGAGGGCCCTGTGGGTGCGCGGTTGGATCGCCATGATCCAGGGAGACCTCCCTAACGCAGAGCGTGCATCGCAGGAGGCCATCGAGGTGGCCGACCACGTGGGCGATCGGGCGGCCAAGGCCCACGCTACCCATTGGCTGGGATGGCATGCATGGTTTTGCGATGATACGGCGCGGGCGTCCGAGCTGGCGGAGCAGGCGCTGGCCGAGTTTCGCGCAACGGGGCAGCTCAGCACTTTCTCCCCCGCCCTGCTCTCCTTCAACCTTCTGGCCAGCGTGCATTTCGCACGTGGCGACTTCGAACGTGCTGGCGAGGCCTGTGCGGAAGGCCGGTCGATCTGTGAGCGTGCCGGCGAGGAGTGGCAGTCGGCCTCGATGCGCTGGTACCTGGGGCATGCTCGGCGGCTCGCCGGCGACATTCAGGCAGCAGAAGAGGAGGCCCGGGCAGCCCTTCGGATCAAGCGCAAGTTCAATGACACGCTGGGCGTGGCGTTGGGCATCGAGCAGCTGGGTCTGGTGGCGATGGATCGCGGTGACGCGAAACGGGCCGCCCGACTGTTCGGTGCCGTCGAGCCGCTGTGGAAGCTCCTGGGCAGCAGCCCCCTGCTGAACGCGAGTTTTTGGTTGCGGTGGCACCGCGACGGTGAGCGCCAAGCCAGGAACGCCCTGGGTGATCAGGCGTACGAAAAGGCCTATCGGCAGGGCACGCAGTTAGGCAATGAGCAGGCGGTGTCCTACGCGCTCAGTGAACAGGCTCCGGCGACTCCGACGCTAGCAAAGGTGCCTGCTGCGGGTTCCGCTTTGCCAGTACTGACCCGGCGGGAGCAGGAGGTCGCCAACCTGGTGACGCAAGGACTGTCGAACAAGGACATCGCCGAAGCACTGGTGATCTCGCAGCGCACCGCGGAAACGCATGTCGAGCACATTCTCTCCAAGCTCGGAGCCACCTCTCGGGTACAGATCGCCACCTGGGTCAGGGACCGTCTCTAG